In the Agromyces flavus genome, GCGCCTTGGCGATCTCGACGAGTTGCTGCTTGCCGACGCCGATCTCCCGGATCTTCGTCGTCGGGTTCTCCTTCAGGCCGACGCGCGCGAGCAGCTTCGCGGCCTCGAAGTTGGTCTTGTTCCAATCGATGAGACCGCCGGCTCCCTTCTGCTCGTTGTTCAGGAAGATGTTCTCGGCGATCGACAGGTACGGGCTGAGCGCGAGCTCCTGGTGGATGATCACGATGCCCTTGGCCTCGGAATCGGTGAGGTCGCGGAACTCGACGGTCTCGCCCTCGAAGACGATCTCGCCGTCGTACGTGCCGTGCGGGTACACGCCCGAGAGCACCTTCATGAGGGTCGACTTGCCGGCGCCGTTCTCGCCGCAGATGGCGTGCACCTCGCCGCGCTCGACCTCGAAGTTGACGTTCGAGAGGGCCTTCACGCCGGGGAACGTCTTGGTGATGCCGCGCATCTCGAGAATGTGGGTGGTCATCCTTGCTCCTGCTCCATTGCCGGTGCGCCGTCCGGTGCCACGGATGCCGCGGCCGGGACCTGAGGCGAGAGTACTCCCGCCGCAGGTCCCGACACGCGGTGTCGCGTCATCCGATTCGGCTCAACGGCGAATCAGCCGTTGATTTCCTCTTCGGTCCAGTACCCGCTGTCGACCAGGACCTCGGTGATGTTGTCCTTGACGACGATCTGCGACTCGAGGAGGTACGACGGCACGACCTTCACGCCGTTGTCGTAGTCCTCGGTGTTGTTGACCTCGGGCTCCTCGCCGTTCAGCAGCGCGGTCGCCATGTCCACGGCCACGGTCGCGAGTTCGCGGGTGTCCTTGAAGATGGTCGAGTACTGCTCACCGGCGTTGATCGCCTGCACCGAGTTGAGCTCGGCGTCCTGGCCGGAGATGATCGGCCATTCGTCGCCGACGGTGTAGCCGGCGTCGGTGAGGGCCGAGATGATGCCGCGCGAGAGGCCATCGTACGGCGAGAGCACCGCGTTGACCTTCGAGCCGTCGGAGTAGGTCGACGTGAGGATGTCCTCCATGCGGCTCTGGGCGACCTCGCCGTCCCAGCGCAGGATGGCGGCCTGCTCGAAGTCGGTCTGGCCCGACTTCACGACGAGGGTGCCCTCGTCGATGTAGGGCTGGAGCGTGTCGATCGCGCCGTTCCAGAAGAAGGTCGCGTTGTTGTCGTCGGGCGAACCGGCGAACAGCTCGAGGTTGAACGGGCCGGCGGGTGCGCCGTCGACCTCTGCGCCCTCGAGGTCGGTCAGGCCGAGGCCTGCCAGCAGCGACGTCGCCTGCTGCACGCCGACCTTGTAGTTGTCGAAAGAGGCGTAGTAGTCGACGTTCTCGGAGTCGCGGATGAGGCGGTCGTACGCGATGACCGGGATGTCCGAGTCGGCGGCGGTCTGCAGCACCTCCGACAGCGTGGTGCCGTCGATCGCGGCGATGATCAGGGCCTCTGCGCCCTTGGTGATCATGTTCTCGACCTGCGAGACCTGCGTGGGGATGTCGTCCTCGGCGTACTGGAGGTCGACCTTGAACCCCTGCTCCTCGAGCTGCTCCTTGACGGAGTCGCCGTCCTGGATCCAGCGCTCGGAGCTCTTGGTCGGCATCGCGACGCCGATGAGGCCGCCGTCGCCGCCGCCCTCGCCGCCGCCTCCGCCGCCGCCCGAGCACGCGGCGAGCGCGAGCATCGAACCGGCCGCCAGCGTGGCGAGGAGCACCTTCTTCGTGCTGTTCACGGTGTGTCCTTTCACTGTGTGGTCATGGACGTCGTCGTCTTGGTGACGTTTCGGAATCCGGCCTCGTCCATGACGACCGGCTTCCCTGCGGCGTCCGTTCGGGACCGCGGCTGCCGCAAGCTCTTGAGTTGTTGATGGATCAGCTGGTGGGTGGGTCAGCTGGGGATGGGTCGACGGGCGTCCGAGGACTGTCCGTAGACGTTCTGGTACCGGTCGTACAACCGGTCGATCGCCTCCTGGGGGATCGGGATCAGGGGGCCCGCCTCGCGGGCGAAGTGCACCGTGCGCGCGACATCCTCGACCATGACGGCCGCCTTGACGGCGTCCTTCGCGTTGGCGCCGATGGTGAACGGGCCGTGGTTCTGCATGAGCACCGCCCGCGAGCGATGGCCGGTGAGCGTGTCCACGATGCCGCGGCCGATGGAGTCGTCGCCGATGATGGCGAACGGCCCGATCGGGATCGGGCCGCCGAACTCGTCGGCCATCGCCGTGATGACGCAGGGGATCTCCTCGCCGCGCGCCGCCCACGCGACCGCATAGGTCGAGTGCGTGTGCACGACGCCGCCGACCTCGGGCATGTTGCGGTAGACGTACGCGTGCGCCGCAGTGTCGGACGACGGCGACCGCTCGCTGCCCGGCGTGCCGGGGATCACGTTGCCGTCGAGGTCGCAGAGGATCATGTTCTCGGGCGCCAGGTCGTCGTAGCTCACGCCCGACGGCTTGATCACGAACAGGTCGGCGCCCGGGACCCGGCCCGACACGTTGCCGCCGGTCCAGACGACGAGGCCGTACCGGGTCAGTTCGCCGTGCAGCCGGGCCACGTCAGCCCGGACTCGGGCGATCGCGACCTCGATCTGCGGGCCGAAGCTGGTCACGCGGACTCCCTCGTCGAATGGTGCGGCCGCCTCGGCGGCGATGGATCCTGGCCGATGTGACGATCGATGTGACCGTTCACATGGCGAGTCACA is a window encoding:
- a CDS encoding L-ribulose-5-phosphate 4-epimerase, producing MTSFGPQIEVAIARVRADVARLHGELTRYGLVVWTGGNVSGRVPGADLFVIKPSGVSYDDLAPENMILCDLDGNVIPGTPGSERSPSSDTAAHAYVYRNMPEVGGVVHTHSTYAVAWAARGEEIPCVITAMADEFGGPIPIGPFAIIGDDSIGRGIVDTLTGHRSRAVLMQNHGPFTIGANAKDAVKAAVMVEDVARTVHFAREAGPLIPIPQEAIDRLYDRYQNVYGQSSDARRPIPS
- the chvE gene encoding multiple monosaccharide ABC transporter substrate-binding protein, which produces MLALAACSGGGGGGGEGGGDGGLIGVAMPTKSSERWIQDGDSVKEQLEEQGFKVDLQYAEDDIPTQVSQVENMITKGAEALIIAAIDGTTLSEVLQTAADSDIPVIAYDRLIRDSENVDYYASFDNYKVGVQQATSLLAGLGLTDLEGAEVDGAPAGPFNLELFAGSPDDNNATFFWNGAIDTLQPYIDEGTLVVKSGQTDFEQAAILRWDGEVAQSRMEDILTSTYSDGSKVNAVLSPYDGLSRGIISALTDAGYTVGDEWPIISGQDAELNSVQAINAGEQYSTIFKDTRELATVAVDMATALLNGEEPEVNNTEDYDNGVKVVPSYLLESQIVVKDNITEVLVDSGYWTEEEING